A segment of the Sphingomonas cannabina genome:
GGCTGCACGGCAGCCTCGACCCCGCTGCCCAGCGTGCCGCGATCGCGCCGTCCGGCACGCGCAAGCTGGTGCTCGCCACCTCGATCGCCGAGACGTCGCTGACGCTCGACGGCATCCGGGTGGTGGTCGATTCCGGACTCGCACGGCGGCCGCGTTACGACCGGGCGGCCGGGATGACGCGGCTGGTGACCGAGCGCGCGAGCCAGGCGGCGGCCACCCAGCGCGCCGGCCGCGCGGCACGGCAGGGGCCGGGCGTCGCCTATCGGCTGTGGGAGGAGGCGGCGACCGCCGGGCTGCCGCGCTTCGATCCGCCCGAGATCCTGGAGGCCGATCTGTCGGCGCTGACGCTCGCCGCCGCGATCTGGGGCATCGCCGATCCGCGCGCGCTGCGCTGGCTCGATCCGCCGCCGGCGGCCGCGGTCGAGGAGGCCCGATCGCGACTGAAGGCTCTGGAGGCGCTCGACACCGACCTGCGGCCGACCGCGCATGGCCGGATGATCGCGAGCCTGCCGCTGCCGCCGCGGCTCGGACACATGCTGGTGCGGGCGGGCGAGATGGGGCTGGCGAGGACCGCCGCCGAGATCGCGGTGCTGCTCGGCGAGCGCGGCCTCGGGGGCAATGACGCCGATCTGGAGGCGCGTCTCCGGCGCTGGCGGAGCGAGCGCGGGCAGCGGGCCGAGAGCGCCCGGCGTCTGGCGGAGCGGTGGGCCAAGCTTCTCCCTCTCCCCTCTGGGGAGAGGGGCCGTGCCGCGGGCGACGGTCTCGGTGAGACCTCTTCCCCTCTCCCAACCCTCTCCCCAGAGGGGAGAGGGCTAAATCCGGTCGCGACCTGCGTCGCTCTCGCCTTTCCCGATCGGGTCGCGCGGCGGCGGGATGCCTCGGGCGAGAGCTGGGCATCGGTCGGCGGGCGCGGGTTCCGGCTTGATCCGGCGTCGAACCTCGCGCGGCAGGAGTGGCTGGCGGTGGCGGAGACGGCGGGCATGGCTGCCGGCGCGCGCATCCTCTCCGCCGCGCCGATCGAGCGGACGACGATCGATGCGCTGTTCGGCGACCGGATCGAGACACGGCGGACGGTGCGCTTCGACCCGGCGACGGGCGCCGTCACGGCGCTCAGGGAAACGCGGCTGGGGGCGCTGCGGCTGGCGTCCGGGCCCGATTCGGCCGCGAGCGCCGCCGAGATCGAGGCGGCGCTGCTCGAGGGGGTGCGCGAGCACGGGCTCGACCTGCTGCCGTGGCCGGAGAGCGCCGGGGCGCTCAGGGCCCGCGCCGCCTTTGCCGGGATCGAAGGGCTGGGCGAGACGGCGCTGCTCGGCCGGCTCGACGAATGGCTGCCGCCGCTGCTCGCCGGAAAGCGGCGGCTCGACGCGGTGGAGGGATTGACGTCGGCACTCGAGGGCCTGCTCGGCTGGGACGCGATGCGGACGATCGACCGCCTCGCCCCGGCGCGGTTCGAGAGCCCGGCCGGCTCCAGCCATGCGATCGACTATGAGGTCGAGGGCGGACCCAAGGTGGAGCTCAGGGTGCAGGCGCTGTTCGGCCTCGCCGAGCACCCGACCGTCGGCGCGAACCGGGTGCCGCTGGTGCTGAGCCTCACCTCCCCGGCGGGACGGCCGATCCAGACCACGCGCGATCTGCCGGGATTCTGGCGCGGGAGCTGGGCGGCGGTCGCCAAGGAGATGCGCGGACGCTATCCCAAGCATCCCTGGCCCGACGATCCGGCCGGCGCGGCGGCGACGCTCAGGACCAAAAAGGCTGATGCGCGCCGCGCCGAGTCGCGATAAGGAGGCGGCCATGTCGCAGCCAGCCCGCATCTACCAGCGCCCGAAGAACGCCATGCAGTCGGGCCGTTTCCGCACCGACCGCTGGGTGCTCGAGTTCGAGCCCGCCGAGGCGCAGCGCCCCGATCCGCTCACCGGCTGGGCCGGATCGAGCGATACCCGCAACCAGCTCCGCCTCAACTTCCCGACGCTGGAGGCGGCGGTCGATTACGCCAAGCGGGAGGGCATCGCCTATCATGTGGTGCCGGCGCCGGAGCGCAGGCTGAAGCTGCAGGCCTACGCCGACAATTTCCGGTAGCACGAAGCTCCTCCCCGGCACGGGGAGGGGGACCGCCGCGCGTAGCGCGGTGGTGGAGGGGGCTTGCCGAGACGGATTCCGATGCGGAGGGCCCCCTCCACCAAGCCGCTTCGCGTCTTGGTCCCCCTCCCCGTCTCGGGGAGGAGCTTTTCGTCACCTCAGTATCGCGCTGGCCAGCAGCAGCAGGATCTTGACGTCGACCGCCATGCCCTCTGCCCGCCGGGCGGCGACATAGGCGGGGACATCGGCCAGCGGTACGCGGTGGACGATGATGCCTTCGTCCGCCGTTCCGCCGCCATCGCCGATGCGCGTCAGGCCGTGGGCGCGGACCAGCGTGAAGCTTTCGGAGACCATGCCCGGCGAGGACCAGAACTCACCGAGCGGCTCGATCCGTTCGGCGCGGTAGCCGGTCTCTTCCTCCAGCTCGCGCGCGGCGGCGGCCTCGACGCTCTCGCCGTCCTCCTCGTCGCCGATCAGGCCGGCGGGGAGCTCGAGGCAGCGGCGGCCGAGCGGCACGCGATACTGGTCGACCAGGATCACCCGCCCCTCCTCGTCGATCGCGAGGATCACCGCAGCGCGGATGCCGCGGGCGCGGCCGACATATTCCCAGCGCCCGCGCGTCTTGGCGGCGAGAAAGCGGCCCTGCCAGACGGTCTCTTCTGGCGCGTCGGCGTCGATTACCATGGAATCACAACTCGATCAGGCGGTCGGGGAGTTCGTTGACGTCGTCATCGCTGCGCGGGAAATGCTCGGCGAGCACGAGGCCGATCTGGGCGACGGCATCGGCCATGCCGTCGCCGGGTCGGCCGTCCTTCACCGCCGCGATCAGCGCCGCCATCGCCGCGCCCCAGGTCTCCTGCGGCACCTTCGAATGGATCGATTCGTCGGCGATCAGCTCGGCGCGATGCTCGTCGAGCGAGAGGTAGAGCAGCACGCCGGTCGCGGCGATAGTGCGCTTCTCGGCGCCCGTGCGAAACAGCTGGAGCGCGCGGCGGCGCACCCGGCGGGTCTTGGTCGCGGCGGGCGTGAGCAGCAGGCGCAGCGGACGCCAGGCGAGCGCCAAGCGGCAGAGCAGATAGACCAGCGTCGCGAGCACCGTCGCGATCGCGATGAGGTGGCCGACATGCGGCCCACTCCAGGCATCGAACAGCCGGGCGTTGATCGCCTCGACTACGCCGGGGAAGGTCGCGAGCAGCGCCAGCGTCAGCACCATGCCGAGCACGCTCCATTGCAGCGCGACGTCGTGATAGGCGTCGGACTGGCGCGCGACGACGGTGACGATCTCGCCGTTGGTATGGGCTTCGGCAGCGGTGACCGCGGCGGTGACCCTGTCGTGCTCGGCAGCGCTCAGATGCATCACCAGCTCCCCGACGCGCCGCCGCCGCCGAACGAGCCGCCGCCGCCTCCCGTGAAGCCGCCGCCGCCCCAACCGCCGTCGCTGCCGCCGCCACCGCCGCCCCAGTCGGAGCCTCCCCAGCCCGAGCCGCCCGAACGGCCCGAGCCGCGCGAAAGCTCGTCGGCGATCGACCACAGCACGATCGGCCACACGCTGCCGCCGCCATCGCTGTAGCGCCGCCCGCGCCGGCTGCCGGCCGCGCCCAGCACCATGAAGAACAGCACGATCCCGATCGGCAGCAGGATCGGCCAGGGGAAGCCGCCACCCCTGGAGGACGTCCGCTGGCGATGAGTACGGTCGAATTCCGCGACCGCGGCATCGGTGCGCGCCTTGGCCTCGTCGGGCGAGGCGCGCAGCTGGGCGATGATCGCATCGGCGCCGGCCGTCATCGCGCCCGGGATGTCGCCGTTCTCGCGCAATCGCGGCATCATCTCGGTATTGATGATCACGCTCGACAGAGCGTCGGTCAGGATCGGCTCGAGCCCGCGCCCGACCTCGATCCGGGGGCCGCGCTGCCCGGCCGGGTTATTGGGCGCGATGAACAGGATGGCACCGTTGTTGACGTCCTTCAGCCCGACGCCCCAAGCCCGCCCGAGCCGATAGCCATAGTCCTCCAGTGGATAACCCTGCGTGTCGGCGATCGTCGCCACCACCAGCTGACGGTTGGTGTCGCGCTGGAGCGCCTCGAGCTTGGCGGTGAGGTCGGCCCGCGTCTCGGGCGGGAGGACATTGGCGTCGTCGACCACCAGGCCGGTGAACTTCGGGAAGGTCTGGGCGGACGCCGGCGCCGCGAGCGCAAACAGCAGCGCGCAGAGGACCGCCACCCATCCCCATCCATTCGCCCTGAGCCTGTCGAAGGGCTGCACTTCTTCTCTCACCTCAGAAGGATGGGGGCCGACAACCCCGGATCAAGTCCGGGGCCGAACGGGTTAGTGAGTCGCTTCAGTTCCTCAGCTCGCGTTGCCGAAATTGACCTTCGGCGCGGTCTCGGCCCCCGGCGTGGTCGCCGCGAACGGTACCATCGGCTTGGCGCCATAGAAGATCTTCGCGCCGATCGCGTCGGGGAAGGTGCGGATACGCGTGTTATACGCCTGCACCGCCGAATTATAGTCGTTGCGGGCGATGGTGATGCGGTTCTCGGTGCCCTCGAGCTGGCTCATCAGCGTGGTGTAGTTGGCCTGGCTCTTGAGCTCGGGATAGGCTTCCTGCAGCCGCTGCAACGACAGCGTCACGCCTGCCTGGGCGCGCTGATAGGCCGCCATCTTGGCGGGATCGGTGAGATCGCCCTCCGACACCTGCACCTGGGTCGCCGAGGCGCGGGCCTGGGTCACCTCGGTCAGGATGTCCTTCTCCTGCGCGCCGGCCGCGCGCACGGTGGCGACCAGATTCGGGATCAGGTCGGCACGGCGCTGATATTGGTTCTGGACGTCGGCCCAGCGCGCCTTGGCGTTCTCCTCGGCGGTCGGGACGCTGTTGAGGCCGCACGCCGACAGCGCCAGCGCGGCCAGCCCGGCAAAGACGAGACGAAGCTTCATGTGACTTGTCCTCCAACCCTCGCGGCGGCAACATTTAGGGGTCTCGCGCGTCCGCACAATGGCAAATCGGATGGGCAAAAGAGGGAGACCAGCGAATGTTCAAGGAATTCAAGGCGTTCATCGCACGCGGCAATGTGCTCGACCTGGCGGTGGCGGTGATCATCGGCGCCGCTTTCGGCAAGATCGTGACCTCGCTGACCGAGGATGTGCTGATGCCGGTGATCGGCCGCATCTTCGGCGGGCTCGATTTCTCGAGCTATTTCGTCGCGCTGGGGCCGGTGCCGGCCAACCTCGCCGGGTCGACCGACTATCAGGCGCTGAAGAAGGCCGGCGTGCCGCTGTTCGGCTATGGCGAGTTCATCACCCAGACGGTCAATTTCGTGATCGTCGCCTTCATCATCTTCCTGCTGGTGCGCGCAGTGAACCGCGTCGTTCCCATCACCAAAGCGGAAGATGCCGCCGAAGCCGCGGATGTGACGCTGCTCAGGGAGATCAGGGACGAGCTTCGGAAGAAGTAAGCCGGTATCGGGACGACGGCCGCGGATTATGCCGCGGCCAAGTCCTCGGCGATCGCGTCGGCCAGGCTGGTGCCGTCCAGGATGCGCGCGGTCTCGTCGCGCACGCGCGCCATCGCGATGCGGATCGCGCAGGCCGCCTCGTCGCGGCAGTCGTTGCACGGGCGATAGGCGGTACGGCTGACGCAGGGCACCAGCGCCAGCGGCCCCTCGATCACGCGGATGATCTCGCCCAGCGAGATGAGATGCGGCGGCCGCGACAGGCAATAGCCGCCCGCCTTGCCGCGATGCGAATGAAGAAAGCCCGCCTCACGCAGGTCGGCGAGGATCAGCTCAAGGAATTTCCTCGGCACATTGGCGGCGGCGGCGATCCGGTTCATCGGCACCGGCGGTCCTCCCGCCGTTTGTTCGGCCAGAAACAGCATCGCACGGAGCGCGTAACGGGAACGCTGGGTCAACATATGAGAAATCCCCATGCCGCACCATTGTGGCGGTGTGAAGGCCATATCCTTCTTTTCTTCGGGGAATATGCGCCTATATTCATGAATGCCGGCTTGCCGGCTATGGCGATAAAATGTTGCGTTCAATAGGCGCAGCGGACCCGGGGGCAGTACCCGGCGGCTCCACCACCGGAGCTGAGGCGCTCGGCGCCACGCGGTTCAAGCGTGGCGGCGGACCTCAGCCTCGATGACGGGGCCGAACCAGGATCGACGTGTGTTGAAAAGCGCAGCTTTCGCCCGGAATGGGACCACCGCAACGGCCCATTACACAAGTGCCAACGATAACGAGGCGCTCGCGATTGCCGCGTAACTGACGGCCTAACGGCCTAGGTTATCTGGACAAAAGCGCGGTCGGGCCGCACCGGGCAACAGAAGCGGATTCCAGCGGCCGCCGGAGGGGCCGGGCAACAGAACCCTCCGGACCTTTTCGAATTCTTCCCAAGACGAATGACATTCAATCCTCCCCCGCCAGGGGGAGGTGGCACGCGAAGCGTGACGGAGGGGGAGGAAGCGAACCGATAATGAGTCGCCGTCCTCCCCCTCCGTCAGCCTGCGGCTGACACCTCCCCCTTGCGGGGGAGGATTGAAAGGGGCTGCACGTCGCACGGCCCCCTACGCCTTTCGGGGACATCCTTGTTTCCCATTGCCCGGATCGGGGATCGCGGGCTCTATCCGCTCGCATAAAGAGGTTGCGGGGGAGGCGCCCGTGTCGATCATCGAACGGGCAAGCAGGCGCGTCGCGCGCGGGTTCGGCTATGAGCTGAAGCGGGTGCTCGATCCCGGCGCCGCGAGCGTCAACATGCTGGCGCACGCCCGCGATCTGATGGAGACCACCGCGCCGGAGACGCGGGCGTTCCTGTCCTTCTGCCTGACCAGGCTTTCCTTGTCGAAATCGCAGATCCTGCAGGACCTGTTCGCCCTCTACGAGACGGGCGAGAAACGCAGCGGCTATTTCGTCGAGTTCGGCGCGACCGACGGGATCGTGCGCAGCAACAGCTTCATGCTGGAGACCGAGTTCGGCTGGACCGGCATCGTCGCCGAGCCGGCGCGCGCGTGGCACGAGGCGCTCGACCGCAGCCGCCGCTGCGCGGTCGACCATCGCTGCGTCACCGACCGCAGCGGCGAGGCCGTGACTTTCACCGAGGTCGGCGAGCTCGAGCTGTCGTCGATCGAGCAATATTCCGCGAACGACGACCACGCCCTCGTCCGCCGCGGCGGACGGCGCTATGCGGTGGAGACCGTCTCCCTGAACGATCTGCTGCACCAGCACGGGGCGCCCGGCGACATCGACTATCTGTCGGTGGACACCGAAGGCTCCGAGCTCGCGATCCTGAGCGCGCTCGATTTCGACGCCTGGCGGCCGCGCGTCATCACGGTGGAGCATAATTTCTCGCCGATGCGCGACCGGCTGTTCGCCTTGCTCGCCGGGCACGGCTATGTCCGCAAGTTCACCGACCTGTCGCAGATGGACGACTGGTACGTGCGCGCCGACTGAAACCGTACCGAAGATTTGAAGACTCGGCCGAAGCGGCGTATCCTGCCGTCAAAGCAAGACGGAGAGGTACACCCGATGGCCACGCTCGCACGCGAACCCGAAACCCGGCCCGATACCCGGATGGCGCCCGGCGAATGGGAGGCGCGGGTCGACCTCGCCGCCGCCTACCGGCTGGTCGCGCTCTATGGCTGGGACGACCTCATCTTCACCCATCTGTCGTGCCGCGTGCCGGGGCCGGAGCATCATTTCCTGATCAACCCCTACAACATGATGTTCGAGGAGATCACCGCCTCCTCGCTGGTCAAGATCGACGTCGACGGGATGCCGGTGGGCGAGGCCAAGTCTCCGGTGAACCCGGCCGGCTTCACCATCCATTCGGCGATCCACATGGCGCGCGAGGATGCGACGGCGGTGATGCACCTCCACACGCCGCACGGGCAGGCGGTGAGCGCGATGGAGTTCGGCCTGCTGCCGCATACCCAGACCGCGATGATCGCCAAGCACAATGTCGCCTATCACGACTATGAGGGGATCGCGACCGACCTCGACGAGCGCGAGCGGCTGGTGAAGGACCTCGGCGACAAGCATGCGATGATCCTCAGGAACCACGGCACGCTGACGGTGGGCGACAGCGTGGCGTCGTGCTTCCTGCGCCTCTATTTCCTCGAGCGCGCATGCCAGGCGCAGGTGATGATGCTCTCCGCGGGCCTGGAGAACCTCAACAACCCGCCGCAGGGGACGGAGGAGAAGGTGGCGAGCCAGTCCCCGGCCGGCGGCGTGGGGATGCTGGCGAAGGGACTGGCCTGGCCGGCGCTGCTCAGGAAGCTCGACCGCATCGACCCGAGCTATCGCGACTGACCGGCGATGGCGCTGATCCCGATCGTCCGCGTGACCGACATGGCCCGGGCGGTCGAATTCTACACGCGCGTGCTCGACTTCGAGCATGAGGGGACGTGGCCGGCGATGACCGACCCATCCTACACCGTGCTGAGGCGCGGGGGACATGAGCTGCATCTCTCCAGCCATGCCGGCGACGGTGTGGCCGGGCAGGCGGTGGGCGTGCTGGTCGGCGACGTCGACGCCTTGGCCGGGCGGCTGGCGGTGCGCGGGCTAGACCAGCGGCATCTGAGCGATTCGCCGGTGCATTGCGCGCCCGTCGACCAGAGCTGGGGCACGCGCGAGTTCTACGTGGACGATCCCGACGGCAACTCCATCCGGTTCATCCAGCGGTGAGCGCGGTCGAGATCATCGGGCTCGCCGCCAGCATCAGCCTGCTTGCCGGGTGGCGGCTGTACCTGTGCGTGTTCGCGGTGGGGATGGCGATGCACTTCGGCTGGCTGGGGCTACCCGACCAGCTGCGCAGCCTCGACGTGCTCGCCAATCCCTGGGTGATCGGCATTGCCGGCATTGGGGCGCTCGCCGAGTTCCTGGCGGACAAGGTGATGTGGATCGACAGCGCCTGGGACGCGGTGCACACGCTGGTGCGGCCGGTGGGCGGCGCGCTGCTCGCGGTGGCGATCGTCGATCCGTCCAACCCGGCGTGGCAGGTGGCGGTGCTGCTGCTCGGCGGTGGGGCGACGCTGCTGACCCACGGCGCCAAGGCGGGGACGCGCGCGGTGGTGAACGCCAGCCCCGAGCCGGTGAGCAACGCCGTGGTGTCGACCGGGGAGGATGTCGCGACCGTGGGGCTGCTGGCGCTGGTGACGGCGTTTCCGGCGGTGGCCATCGTCGTGGCGCTGGTGCTGCTTGCCGTCGCGGTGGCCGCGCTGCTGATGGTGCGGCGCGTGCTGCGGCGGCTGTTCAGCGCCCCCGCGCCAGACGCTCTTCCTCCCGGCTGAAGCGCGACCTGCCTTTGCTGTCGTCGCGGACGGCGGTGGCGAAGAAGGCGACGCCGGTACCGGCGGCGGGATCGATCCACAGGCCGGAGCGGAGCGCATAGGCCTCGCCCGCATGGCCGATGCGGGTGCGGCCGTCGCCGAACAGGTCGTCGTCGCAACCGGGGCGTTTGGCGGGAAGCATCGTCACCGCGAGACCATATTGGCAGTAGAAGCCGCTGGAGGTGTCGCCATTGGCGCCGTCGAACACCCAGGTCGGCGTGGCGAGCGTCGCGATCGACTCCGGCTTGAGGAAGCCGTCGCCGCGTCTCAGCAGCATCTGGCCGATACGGGCGAGGTCGCGCATCGAGATATCCATGCCGCCTTGCGGCGAGAAGATGCCGCCGTTGTCGCCGATTCGGTAGGCGGCGAGATCGCACGGCCCCTTCGATACGGTCGGGCAGGCGGGGTGCTGGCCGCGCAGGTCGTCGCGCGCGACGTCGCCACCCGCGCGGTAGAGCACCACCGCCCGGCCGATCGCGGCGTCGCTGCACCCTGACCAGTTGTAGCAGCCGTCCAGGCCGAGCGGGCGAAACACCTCGCGTTGCATCAGGCGATCGAAGCGCTCGCCCGACGCTTTCTCCATCACCGTCGCGACGACGGGGAAGTTGAGGTTGGTATAGCGGAAATAGGCGCCGGGAGCGTGCTCCGCGTCCCAGGCCTTGGGATCGGCCAGCGCATCCCGGATGCGGACGCCGAACGGGATGATGTAGTCGATACCGTCGGTCAGGCTCGATCGGTGCGAGAGCAACAGGCGCAGCGTTACGGCCGTGTCCGGATAGGCGGGATTGCGCAGGCGCCAGCCGAGATAGTCGGAAACGTCGCGGTCGAGATCGAGCGTGCCGCGCTCGACCAGCCGCATCACGCCGAGCGCCACCACCAGCTTGGAGATGCTGGCGACGCGGACGGGATCGGCGGGGGCGACCCTGCGGCCGGTACGGCGATCGGCGATGCCGCGCGCCTGCTCGGCGGTGATGCGGGTGGCGTCGAAGGCGACGCGGACCTCGGCGGGGCGCGGTGTGGTCGCGCAGCCGGCGAGGAGGACAAGGAGCGGCAGGGCGAGACGCATCGCCCTGTTATGGCGAGGGCCGGTTGCCTGGACCAGCCCTCGTCAAAGTCCGTCCGAACGGAAAGGAGCGTGCTCCTGCGAAGGCAGGAGCGTTGGATTTCAGGTCGTTCGCTTGCTGCCTGGGCTCCTGCTTTCGCAGGAGCACACAAGCTGTTTCAAAAAGGCTCTCCGATCACGCCGCCTGCTTGAGCGACGCCATGTCGATCACGAAGCGGTACTTGATGTCGCTCTTCAGCATCCGGGCATAGGCGGTCTCGATTTCCTGGATCGGGATGATCTCGATGTCCGCGGTGATGCCGTGGTCGCGGCAGAAATCGAGCATCTCCTGCGTCTCGGCGATGCCGCCGATCGGCGACCCGGCGATCGAGCGGCGACCCATCAGCAGGTTCCAGATGCTGGGCGAGGGATGCGGATGCTCGGGCGCGCCGACCAGGGTCATCGTGCCGTCGCGGCGCAGCAGCACCATGAACTGGTCGAGGTCGTGGCTGGCCGCGACGGTGTTGAGGATGAAATCGAAGCTGCCCGCATGCGCCGCCATCGCCTCGGGATCCCTGGAGATCACCACCTCATGCGCGCCGAGCCGCTTCGCGTCCTCGACCTTGTCGGCAGAGGTGGTGAAGGCGACGACATGCGCGCCCATCGCCGCGGCGAGCTTGATGCCCATGTGCCCCAGGCCACCGATGCCGACCACGCCGACCTTCTTGCCCGGGCCGGCCTGCCAGTGGCGGAGCGGCGAGTAGGTGGTGATGCCGGCGCAGAGCAGCGGAGCGACGCCGGCGAGGTCCTGCTCGTCATGGCCGACCTTCACCACGAAGCGGTCCTTGACGACGATATGGTCCGAATAGCCGCCGAAGGTGTGGCCGCCCAGGACCGTGTCCGGGGCGTTGTAGGTGCCGACGAAGCCGGTGGTCTCGCAGAACTGCTCCTCGCTCGCCTGGCACGACGGGCAATGGCCGCAGCTGTCGACCATGCAGCCGACGCCGACGAGGTCGCCGACCTGGAATTTGGTGACGTCGCCGCCGACCGCGGTCACGCGGCCGACGATCTCATGGCCGGGGACGCAGGGGTAGAGCGTGCCGTCCCACTCGCCGCGCGCGGTGTGGAGGTCGGAATGGCAGACGCCGCAGAAGAGGATGTCGATCGCGACGTCGTCCGGACGGACGTCGCGGCGCTCGAAGCTGAATGGCGCGAGCGGAGTGGTGGCCGACTGGGCGGCATAGGCCTTGGCTTGGCTGGGCATAACGTCCTCGGTGGTTTGGGGGGAAAGGTGGTTGGGAGGGAGCCGCGGCTACATGGTGTAGCCAGGCGCCTTGAAGAGAAGCTCCCGGCGCCCGACGATCTCGCGCCGATAGACCTCCGGCCAGTCGGCCGGGTCGACGTCCTCGATCGATACCGAGATGCTGTCCGCCGACGATCCGATGCTGGCGGTCACCGCCTGGGCGAGCGCCTCAGCCAGCCGTTTCTTGTCCGCCTCGGAGCGCCCCGATTGTAGCTTGAGAGTGACGTGCGGCATCAGCGGTCCTTTCCGGGGCCGGCGAGATAATCCTCGTCGCTGACATGCTCCATCCACTCGACCATGCTGCCGTCCAGCACCTCCTGGATGGCGATATGGGTCATCGCGGTTGTCGGGCTCGCGCCGTGCCAATGGCGATGGCCGGGCGGGCACCAGACCACGTCGCCCGCGCGGATCTCGACCACGGCCTCGCCTTCACATTGCGTCCAGCCGACGCCGGAGGTCACGATCAGCGTCTGGCCGAGCGGATGGGTGTGCCAAGCGGTGCGCGCGCCCGGCTCGAAGGTGACGCTGGCCACGCCGAAGCGCGGCTCCGGCGCGACGGTCAGCGGATCGATGCGCACCGATCCGGTGAACCATTCCGCGGGGCCCCGCTGCGACGGCTGCGTGCCGCTGCGTTGGATTCGCATGCGATGCTCCTGTGGTTGCGGCGCGTCCTCGGCGGCGGCCGCGGGGGTGGGGAGGACCAGCGCGGCGACCAGGATCAGCAGCTTCACGTGCCCACCTCATCGTCGCTTCCGGAACGCAATGGAGATAGGGCGGCTCCGTCCCGCGATTAGGCGCTGTAATCTGAAAGCGGTTGTGAGTATTTCTCAGCAATGAACCGCCAGGACCTGCCCGATCTGTCCGCCTTCGTCATGGTCGCCCGCGAGCGCAGCTTCACGCGCGCCGCGGCGCAGCTAGGCGTCACGCCGTCGGCGCTCAGCCATGGCATCAGGGGTCTCGAGGAGCGGCTGGGCGTCCGGCTGCTCAACCGCACCACGCGCAGCGTCACCCCGACCGAGGCGGGCGAGCGCGTGCTGCGCTCGGTCGCCTTCCATCTTGACGAGATCGAGACCCATGTCGCGGCGCTGAGCGACCTGCGCGAGCGGCCCGCCGGCACGGTGCGGATCACCGCCGACGAGCTTTCGCTCCAG
Coding sequences within it:
- a CDS encoding LemA family protein; amino-acid sequence: MKLRLVFAGLAALALSACGLNSVPTAEENAKARWADVQNQYQRRADLIPNLVATVRAAGAQEKDILTEVTQARASATQVQVSEGDLTDPAKMAAYQRAQAGVTLSLQRLQEAYPELKSQANYTTLMSQLEGTENRITIARNDYNSAVQAYNTRIRTFPDAIGAKIFYGAKPMVPFAATTPGAETAPKVNFGNAS
- a CDS encoding RrF2 family transcriptional regulator — translated: MLTQRSRYALRAMLFLAEQTAGGPPVPMNRIAAAANVPRKFLELILADLREAGFLHSHRGKAGGYCLSRPPHLISLGEIIRVIEGPLALVPCVSRTAYRPCNDCRDEAACAIRIAMARVRDETARILDGTSLADAIAEDLAAA
- a CDS encoding FkbM family methyltransferase; translation: MSIIERASRRVARGFGYELKRVLDPGAASVNMLAHARDLMETTAPETRAFLSFCLTRLSLSKSQILQDLFALYETGEKRSGYFVEFGATDGIVRSNSFMLETEFGWTGIVAEPARAWHEALDRSRRCAVDHRCVTDRSGEAVTFTEVGELELSSIEQYSANDDHALVRRGGRRYAVETVSLNDLLHQHGAPGDIDYLSVDTEGSELAILSALDFDAWRPRVITVEHNFSPMRDRLFALLAGHGYVRKFTDLSQMDDWYVRAD
- a CDS encoding NUDIX hydrolase, with amino-acid sequence MVIDADAPEETVWQGRFLAAKTRGRWEYVGRARGIRAAVILAIDEEGRVILVDQYRVPLGRRCLELPAGLIGDEEDGESVEAAAARELEEETGYRAERIEPLGEFWSSPGMVSESFTLVRAHGLTRIGDGGGTADEGIIVHRVPLADVPAYVAARRAEGMAVDVKILLLLASAILR
- a CDS encoding ETC complex I subunit; protein product: MSQPARIYQRPKNAMQSGRFRTDRWVLEFEPAEAQRPDPLTGWAGSSDTRNQLRLNFPTLEAAVDYAKREGIAYHVVPAPERRLKLQAYADNFR
- the hrpB gene encoding ATP-dependent helicase HrpB — protein: MTTLPIEAVLPDLLAALRERSNAVLVAPPGAGKTTAVAPALLGEGWCTGEVLLLSPRRLAARAAAERMAALAGEPAGRTFGYATRMDSKRSAATRVTVVTEGIFVNRIQADPELAGVSAVLFDEVHERSLDSDFALALALDAQAGLRPDLRLVAMSATLDGARFSALMDDAPVIESEGRSHPLTIRYLGRAPESRIEEAMAAAIRTALREEDGGVLAFLPGVAEIERTAERLGELPGIALHRLHGSLDPAAQRAAIAPSGTRKLVLATSIAETSLTLDGIRVVVDSGLARRPRYDRAAGMTRLVTERASQAAATQRAGRAARQGPGVAYRLWEEAATAGLPRFDPPEILEADLSALTLAAAIWGIADPRALRWLDPPPAAAVEEARSRLKALEALDTDLRPTAHGRMIASLPLPPRLGHMLVRAGEMGLARTAAEIAVLLGERGLGGNDADLEARLRRWRSERGQRAESARRLAERWAKLLPLPSGERGRAAGDGLGETSSPLPTLSPEGRGLNPVATCVALAFPDRVARRRDASGESWASVGGRGFRLDPASNLARQEWLAVAETAGMAAGARILSAAPIERTTIDALFGDRIETRRTVRFDPATGAVTALRETRLGALRLASGPDSAASAAEIEAALLEGVREHGLDLLPWPESAGALRARAAFAGIEGLGETALLGRLDEWLPPLLAGKRRLDAVEGLTSALEGLLGWDAMRTIDRLAPARFESPAGSSHAIDYEVEGGPKVELRVQALFGLAEHPTVGANRVPLVLSLTSPAGRPIQTTRDLPGFWRGSWAAVAKEMRGRYPKHPWPDDPAGAAATLRTKKADARRAESR
- a CDS encoding TPM domain-containing protein yields the protein MHLSAAEHDRVTAAVTAAEAHTNGEIVTVVARQSDAYHDVALQWSVLGMVLTLALLATFPGVVEAINARLFDAWSGPHVGHLIAIATVLATLVYLLCRLALAWRPLRLLLTPAATKTRRVRRRALQLFRTGAEKRTIAATGVLLYLSLDEHRAELIADESIHSKVPQETWGAAMAALIAAVKDGRPGDGMADAVAQIGLVLAEHFPRSDDDVNELPDRLIEL
- a CDS encoding TPM domain-containing protein; translation: MAVLCALLFALAAPASAQTFPKFTGLVVDDANVLPPETRADLTAKLEALQRDTNRQLVVATIADTQGYPLEDYGYRLGRAWGVGLKDVNNGAILFIAPNNPAGQRGPRIEVGRGLEPILTDALSSVIINTEMMPRLRENGDIPGAMTAGADAIIAQLRASPDEAKARTDAAVAEFDRTHRQRTSSRGGGFPWPILLPIGIVLFFMVLGAAGSRRGRRYSDGGGSVWPIVLWSIADELSRGSGRSGGSGWGGSDWGGGGGGSDGGWGGGGFTGGGGGSFGGGGASGSW
- the mscL gene encoding large conductance mechanosensitive channel protein MscL — protein: MFKEFKAFIARGNVLDLAVAVIIGAAFGKIVTSLTEDVLMPVIGRIFGGLDFSSYFVALGPVPANLAGSTDYQALKKAGVPLFGYGEFITQTVNFVIVAFIIFLLVRAVNRVVPITKAEDAAEAADVTLLREIRDELRKK
- a CDS encoding class II aldolase/adducin family protein, whose product is MATLAREPETRPDTRMAPGEWEARVDLAAAYRLVALYGWDDLIFTHLSCRVPGPEHHFLINPYNMMFEEITASSLVKIDVDGMPVGEAKSPVNPAGFTIHSAIHMAREDATAVMHLHTPHGQAVSAMEFGLLPHTQTAMIAKHNVAYHDYEGIATDLDERERLVKDLGDKHAMILRNHGTLTVGDSVASCFLRLYFLERACQAQVMMLSAGLENLNNPPQGTEEKVASQSPAGGVGMLAKGLAWPALLRKLDRIDPSYRD